The Prosthecobacter sp. genome contains the following window.
ATCTTGGAGCGCTGGTGATCGTAGGCAGCCTTGTAGTAACGTTGCTTCTCCTGCTCGGCACGCTCCATGCCGCGCCGCGCTGTGCTGTTGGTAGGATCAATCCGCAACACCTCCTGATAGGTGAGGATCGCCTTGTCTGGATCACCAATTTCGATGAACGAGTTCGCCTTGATCAGCAGCGCCTTGACGGCCTGCACACTGCCCACATGCTTCGCTGTGAGCGCAGGCGGAAAACGGTCAGGATCACCAAGGCGTTTTTGCAACGCCAGCACGCGCGCATCATTTGGCGCGACCTCGGGTGACAACAACGTGTCGAGCAGCTTGTTGGCCGCCTCAAGATCCCCTTGGGCCGCCAGTTCCTGGGCATGCAGGCATCCAGCCACCACATAACCATTTCGAGCCGCAAGCCGGTGCTCCTGAGCGAGCGGGATGTTCGGCAGAGCCTCGTACGCGGCGGAAAACACCGCCAGGGCCTCTTCCGCCTTCCGCTCGTCGATCAAATGGTAGCCACGCTCGATTTCGTCACCCGCCTTGTTGACCAGCACGGCACGGCGACGCGCTTCAGCCTGGGCTAATGAAGTCACGGATTCCGGCGGAGCCGCCAAGACCATCCCAGCCCCATGCGTGAGCATCAGGTACACAAAAAATCCACAGCTCGTCAGGCGGCGCAGGGACTTGGCATCAGGGCGTTTCGGGAAAGGCTGCGGAAGCATCAAGGTTTTGGAAAATCGACTTTATAACAGGACTCTGCCCAGCGCCCAAGCATTTTCTGCCACGAATCTCGACCCGGCAGTTGCCCTGCCCGCGCATCTTGCTCTGATGCACGCTCCATTCCCCTCCCATCCATGGCCAAAGCCCCCATCAAAGTCGCAGTCACCGGCGCAGCCGGTCAAATCGGTTACTCCCTCCTCTTTCGCATCGCCTCTGGCACGATGTTCGGCCCGGATCAGCCGGTGATCCTCCAGCTCATCGAAGCGCCGTTTGAAAAGCCGCTGGCAGCCCTTGCAGGTGTCGCCATGGAACTCGATGACTGCGCCTTCCCTCTGCTCAAAGGCATCGTGCAGACCAGCGATCCCGCCGTCGGCTTCAAAGACGCCAACTGGATCCTCCTCGTCGGCGCCAAGCCGCGTGGTCCAGGCATGGAACGTGCCGACCTGCTCAAGGACAACGGCAAGATCTTCATCGAACAGGGCAAAATCATCGACGCCGTGGCCGCTGCTGACGCTCGCGTCGCTGTCGTTGGCAATCCGGCCAACACAAACTGCATGATCGCCGCCTCGCAGGCCAAGCGCCTCACGCCCGACCGCTTCACCGCGATGGTGCGCCTCGATCAAAACCGCGCCCAGACCCAGCTCGCCAAAAAGGCCGGCGTGGACCTCACCACCGTCGAAAACATCTTCATCTACGGCAACCATAGCCCCACGATGTTCCCCGCCTTCGCCCACGCCACCATCGGCGGTAAAGCAGCGGCAGCCGTCATCAATGACCAGGCTTGGTTGGAAGGTCCGTTCTGCGAAACCGTCGGCAAACGCGGCGCTGCCATCATCGCCGCCCGTGGCGCTTCCTCCGCCGCCTCCGCCGCGAACGCCCTCGTCGATCACGTCCGCTCTCTCGTCACTCCCGGCGCGATCCATTCCATCGCCGTGAAAAGCAACGGCCTCTACGGCTTCGATCCCGAAGTCTGGGCCGGCATGCCCGTGCGCACCACGACTCCTGGCAGCTACGAAGTCATCACCAGCTACGAAATGGACGACTTCGCCAAGTCCAAAATCGCCGCCACCAACAAGGAACTCGTCGATGAACGCTCTTTCGTGGCTGACATGCTGAAGTAAGCGCTTCGCGGTCAAGGCTTCGCCTGTCAAAGCATGGCCAAGAGGTCAAGCAGGTGCCGTCTTGACGACTCTTGACTATCCCTTGACCTCTTCCCCCGTCCCATGCCACCCTCCGGGTCGCATGGGACTTTTTTTGCCACTCCCGGCAAAACCACACTCCCGCCCACGTTAAAGCCCCATGCTTTCCACCCGACGCGACTTCTTGCAGACCACTGGCTGCGGCTTCGGCTATCTTGCCTGGCAGGCCATGGCGCAGAGCCAGGCGGCTTTGGCCAATCCTCTCACCATCCGGCGGCCGCATCATCAGCCCAAGGCCAAACGCGTCATTTTCCTCTTCATGCAGGGCGGCGTCAGCCATGTCGATTCCTACGACTACAAGCCCCGCCTGCTCAAAGACGATGGCAAGCTCATCGACGTGGCCGACTCCCGCATTGTGGCGAAGACCGGCAAAGGTGCGCCCCAGCGCGTCATGAAGCCCCTGTGGGACTTCCAGCAGCACGGCGAGACCGGCCACTGGGCCTCGAATCTCTTCCCCCACATCAACCACCACATCGACGACCTCTGCTTCCTGCATGGCATGCACACCGAAGGCGTCGCCCACGGCCCAGCCACGCTCTTCCTCCACACCGGCACCACCAGCTTCATCCGCCCCAGCATGGGTTCCTGGGTGATGTACGGCCTGGGCGCGGAAAATGAAAACCTGCCCGGCTTTGTCACCATCAGCCCCAGCCTGGGCAACGGCGGCCCGCGCAATTACGGCAACAGCTTCCTCCCCGCCGTGTTTCAGGGCACACCCGTCGGCCGCAGCGGCCAGCCGGCCAAAGAATCCACCATCAAAAACATCGCCAACACGATCTGGACTCCCGAGCAGCAGCGCAAGCAGTTCAGCCTGCTCAGCGCCCTCAATGCCGAGCAGGCCGCCAAAGCCATGCCCGGCGACACTGAGATCGACGCCGTCATCCGCAGCTACGAACTGGCCGCACGCATGCAGACCAACGCACCCGGCGCGATGGACATCTCGGACGAATCCGAGGCCACCCTCAAGCTCTACGGCATCAACGAACAGCCCACCGACAACTACGGCCGCCAGTGCCTCATGGCACGCCGTCTCGCCGAGCAGGGCGTGCGCTACATTCAGGTCAATTATGGCGACAACTCCAACAATCCCGCCTGGGATCAGCACTCCAACCTGCCCAAGCACGGCGACCACGCCGCCGCCGTCGATAAACCCATCGCCGGCCTCCTCGCCGACCTCAAGCAACGTGGCCTCCTCGAAGACACCATCGTCTGGTGGGGCGGCGAGTTCGGACGCACCCCCTACGCGCAGAACAACGGCACCGGGCGCGACCACAACCCCCTCGGCTTCACCGTCTGGGTCGCCGGGGGCGGCTTCAAATCCGGCTTCGCCCACGGCGTCACCGACGACATCGGCCACATGGCCGTCGAAGACAAAGTCCACATGCACGACCTGCATGCCACCATCCTCCACCAGCTCGGCCTTGATCACGAAAAGCTCACCTTCCGCCACGCCGGCCGCGACTTCCGCCTCACCGACGTGCACGGGCATGTGGTGAAGGAAATCATCGCTTAAATCTTCTCGTCCCCCTGCTCGAACTCGTCCTCGATTCTACCGCTCCACCAGCACCTAAACCGCCACGGCCAAGGCCAGTCGTCGCACTTCAAAGTTGAAAGTATTCGTTGTCTGGCTGCTCATGAGTCCGGCTGGAGTTGGGAGGTTGAAGCACCACTACCTTTTTGTGCGATTTTGAGGCCATGTGCCATCGATGATGATCGCCGTCATAAAAAGCGCCATGCCGATCCACATCACGTATTCCGATGTGGCTAGCAGCCACCAACAAGCAAGCGCTCCGATCCCCACAATGGTGAGTGCCCAGGAGATATGGCGCGGCGTCATGGACGTTAGTTTTGCTATTTGGCCGAACGTCCCGGATCAGGCGACGGCGAGCGGGAAGCGTCGATGACACGACAGATGCCATACGAGCCGTTGCCTGCATCCGTTTTGTTCGGCTTGGCGATGCTATCGCGGTTTTGCAGCATCATCTTCGTTATGCAAAGTGTAGATGCAACCAGCACCATACGCGGACTCCAGTTGTCTCTTCGCGTCTTCGAGGTCAGTCGCTAAAAAGGTGGTGCGAGTGCCCATCGACTCTGGTTCAGTGCCCCATATCACTGCCTGATATGACCTCAAGGATTGGTTCTCTTTTAAGTTGTCCATCGATCTGGTGAAGCCGAACAGTGTGGATGGTTAACAGAACGTGAGGTTTGTCAGCAGCTTTATAGCCGGCTGATTTGTTGCCTGAGTACAGGTTTCGGGACGCATCGGTGTCGTTTTACCCTCCTAGGTCGTATTCAGGCAACATAATTGTCGGTTGACGCGCTGTGGGCGGATATTGAAGAGTGAAAAATATCCCCAGGAAGAGGCCATCACTCAGCACCGCACCAAACAAGACCCGAATTCCCTCTCCCAACAACCGGTGGCGGTGTGGCCTTGGCCGTCGGCGGGTGGGATCGCCTGAAGGGGCGGCGCGGCTGGTTGGCTCATGGGGTGCTTGTGCCATCGCCGAGTCTTTGAACAAGCCCCACGGCTCAGCAATCGGCTGAAGGAGCCTGTCGATGGCATGGCTCGGTGCTTTCGCAGATTCAATCTGTGGAACCGCAAACTCAATCTGCGGGACATCCGGCGTTCCCACTGTGGAAATGAAGGAGAGAGCGGCTGGAAGACCGACAGGCTGAAAAACAAAAAAGGCAGCGCCGGAGCGCTGCCTTTGAGTGGATGAATGTCGTCGTGCGGTAAGGGTCAAACCGTGCCGAAGATGGTCTTGCCGGTGCTCAGGAGGTCGTTGCAGGCTTCCTTCATGCGGTCGCAGAGGCCCTGCTCGCCTTTCTTGAGGTAGCTGCGGGGATCGTAGGTCTTCTTGTCGCCGACTTCACCGTCGATCTTGAGAACGCCGGCGTAGTTCTTCATCATGTGATCGACGATCGGACGGGTGAAGGCGTACTGGGTGTCGGTGTCGATGTTCATCTTGATGACGCCGTAGCCGAGGGTCTCGCGGATTTCCTCCAGCGGGGTGCCGGAGCCGCCGTGGAAGACGAGGTCCATCTCGGCTGCCGCGCCGTGCTTGGCGGTGACGGCGGCCTGGCCGTCCTTGAGGATGGTGGGCTTGAGCTTGACGGCGCCGGGCTTGTAGCTGCCATGGACGTTGCCAAAGGTGGCGGCGAACATGAAGCGGCCGATGCCGTTGAGGGTCTCGTACACAGTGACCATGTCCTCGGGGGTGGTGTAGAGCTTGTCCGCAGCGACGCCGCTGGTGTCGTGGCCGTCTTCCTCACCGCCGACGACGCCAGCCTCGACTTCGAGGATGATCTCGTGCTTCACGCATTCGGCGAGGAGTTCTTTGGAGAGGCGCATGTTCTCAGCGAGCGGCAGTTCGGAGGCGTCAAGCATGTGGCTCTGGAAGAGGTTGTTGAGGCCTGCGGCGCGGCGCCTGGCGGTCTCGGCGATGAGCGGCTTGAGGAAGCTGTCCACCTTCTTCGGCTGGCAGTGGTCGGTGTGGAGGCCGACGAGGATGTTGTACTTTTCCGCCAGGCGATGCGTGGCCTCGGCGAGGACGATGGCCCCAAAGGCCTGGTCTTTGAGCGCGGTGCCGGAGGCGAACTCACCACCGCCGGTGGAGACCTGGATGATGCCGTCAGACTTGGACTCGGCGAAGGCCTTCAGCGCACCGTTGATGGTG
Protein-coding sequences here:
- a CDS encoding malate dehydrogenase, whose amino-acid sequence is MAKAPIKVAVTGAAGQIGYSLLFRIASGTMFGPDQPVILQLIEAPFEKPLAALAGVAMELDDCAFPLLKGIVQTSDPAVGFKDANWILLVGAKPRGPGMERADLLKDNGKIFIEQGKIIDAVAAADARVAVVGNPANTNCMIAASQAKRLTPDRFTAMVRLDQNRAQTQLAKKAGVDLTTVENIFIYGNHSPTMFPAFAHATIGGKAAAAVINDQAWLEGPFCETVGKRGAAIIAARGASSAASAANALVDHVRSLVTPGAIHSIAVKSNGLYGFDPEVWAGMPVRTTTPGSYEVITSYEMDDFAKSKIAATNKELVDERSFVADMLK
- a CDS encoding DUF1501 domain-containing protein — its product is MLSTRRDFLQTTGCGFGYLAWQAMAQSQAALANPLTIRRPHHQPKAKRVIFLFMQGGVSHVDSYDYKPRLLKDDGKLIDVADSRIVAKTGKGAPQRVMKPLWDFQQHGETGHWASNLFPHINHHIDDLCFLHGMHTEGVAHGPATLFLHTGTTSFIRPSMGSWVMYGLGAENENLPGFVTISPSLGNGGPRNYGNSFLPAVFQGTPVGRSGQPAKESTIKNIANTIWTPEQQRKQFSLLSALNAEQAAKAMPGDTEIDAVIRSYELAARMQTNAPGAMDISDESEATLKLYGINEQPTDNYGRQCLMARRLAEQGVRYIQVNYGDNSNNPAWDQHSNLPKHGDHAAAVDKPIAGLLADLKQRGLLEDTIVWWGGEFGRTPYAQNNGTGRDHNPLGFTVWVAGGGFKSGFAHGVTDDIGHMAVEDKVHMHDLHATILHQLGLDHEKLTFRHAGRDFRLTDVHGHVVKEIIA
- the fbaA gene encoding class II fructose-bisphosphate aldolase; this encodes MPVATPAQYRAMLDAAQKGGYAYPAINVTSITTINGALKAFAESKSDGIIQVSTGGGEFASGTALKDQAFGAIVLAEATHRLAEKYNILVGLHTDHCQPKKVDSFLKPLIAETARRRAAGLNNLFQSHMLDASELPLAENMRLSKELLAECVKHEIILEVEAGVVGGEEDGHDTSGVAADKLYTTPEDMVTVYETLNGIGRFMFAATFGNVHGSYKPGAVKLKPTILKDGQAAVTAKHGAAAEMDLVFHGGSGTPLEEIRETLGYGVIKMNIDTDTQYAFTRPIVDHMMKNYAGVLKIDGEVGDKKTYDPRSYLKKGEQGLCDRMKEACNDLLSTGKTIFGTV